One stretch of Halobacillus litoralis DNA includes these proteins:
- the qoxD gene encoding cytochrome aa3 quinol oxidase subunit IV has translation MADSKKRVPMNHVIGFILSLVMTLVAAWAAIQSNLPVTWVIIGIMILALLQAGVQLFMFMHVTEASSGNGHVPWNMMFHGFALAGILVAGSLFVMSFGHDHGDNGDMGDNQQHEEQQSEDHSGH, from the coding sequence ATGGCCGATTCTAAAAAACGCGTACCGATGAATCACGTCATTGGATTCATCTTGTCACTCGTCATGACGCTGGTGGCCGCATGGGCAGCAATTCAATCCAATCTGCCTGTCACATGGGTCATCATCGGCATCATGATTTTGGCTCTCTTGCAGGCAGGCGTTCAATTGTTCATGTTCATGCACGTCACAGAAGCTTCAAGCGGAAATGGGCATGTGCCATGGAACATGATGTTCCACGGCTTCGCACTCGCTGGTATCCTTGTCGCAGGCTCCCTTTTCGTTATGTCCTTCGGGCATGACCATGGAGACAACGGGGATATGGGCGACAACCAACAGCACGAAGAGCAGCAATCAGAAGACCATAGCGGTCACTAA
- the qoxC gene encoding cytochrome aa3 quinol oxidase subunit III encodes MAAEELKTGPLEYRTQEGQMTIMGFWIFLGAEVVLFATLFATYAVLFGRTADAPTPGELFEPGIVLVMTFLLLTSSFTCGLAIHEMRRGSVKGLILWMIITLALGLGFLGFEIFEFVHYTHEGATVQSAAFWSAFFILAGTHGLHVTLGVGWATLLLIQIKKRGLTNVTSRKFFIISLYWHFLDVIWIFIFTSVYLIGMVI; translated from the coding sequence ATGGCTGCGGAAGAACTGAAAACAGGTCCACTAGAATATCGCACCCAAGAAGGTCAGATGACCATCATGGGCTTCTGGATTTTCCTTGGAGCCGAAGTCGTCCTCTTCGCGACCCTTTTTGCCACGTATGCGGTATTGTTTGGACGTACAGCTGATGCACCGACTCCGGGTGAATTGTTCGAACCGGGCATCGTTCTTGTCATGACCTTCCTGCTATTGACGAGTAGTTTTACATGTGGACTTGCGATTCATGAAATGAGAAGGGGATCGGTCAAAGGGCTGATCCTTTGGATGATCATTACGTTAGCTCTTGGTCTTGGATTCCTTGGCTTTGAGATTTTTGAATTCGTCCACTACACGCACGAAGGAGCAACGGTCCAGTCCGCTGCTTTCTGGTCGGCGTTCTTCATCCTTGCCGGAACACACGGACTGCACGTCACGCTCGGTGTCGGCTGGGCGACTCTGCTCTTGATCCAAATCAAGAAGCGCGGACTGACGAACGTCACCAGCCGTAAATTCTTTATCATCAGCTTATACTGGCACTTCCTTGATGTCATTTGGATCTTCATCTTCACGAGTGTCTATCTGATTGGGATGGTGATTTAA
- the qoxB gene encoding cytochrome aa3 quinol oxidase subunit I, translating to MHITDILVTGEPIIYGAMVSMALVGLALLFILTYFKKWKWLWSEWLTTVDHKKIGVMYILSALLMLFRGGVDAMMMRVQLAFPDLGFLNSQHYNEIFTTHGTIMIIFMAMPFLIGLMNIIVPLQIGARDFAFPYLNALSFWSFFFGMALFNISFVIGGSPDAGWTSYTPLSGAAMSPGPGQNFYLMGLQLSGIGTLATGINLMVTILKMRAPSMKLFHMPIFTWSTLVTCFIIVFAFPILTVALALLTIDRVFGAQFFTLTGEGLPMMWANLFWMWGHPEVYIVILPAFGIFSEVIATFAKKRLFGYHVMVWSMIVIALLSFLVWVHHFFTMGAGAFVNSVFSVSTMLIAVPTGVKIFNWLATLYKSKIEFTVPMLWSLAFIPSFILGGVTGVMLGMAAADFQFHNSYFLIAHFHYVLIAGTVFACFAGLVFWYPKMFGHKMNERLGKWAFWLFFFGFHVCFFPQYFLGLDGMPRRLFITNVAEWLPLNVISTIGAFGMGLGFIVFVYNVYYSFRYSERETTGDSWNGNGRTLEWATTTPVPYYNFATVPYVDEIDPYIRMKEEGKTTFEEDKVKPIHMPSYTGQPFIMMALLGLASFGLVFEWMYVAVFGLIGAVFMMIRRSFDYDDGYYVPVEEIKRTEKKARGL from the coding sequence ATGCACATTACAGATATTCTAGTCACCGGTGAACCGATCATCTATGGTGCCATGGTATCGATGGCCTTAGTTGGGCTCGCCCTCCTTTTCATTCTGACGTATTTCAAAAAATGGAAATGGCTTTGGAGCGAATGGTTGACGACCGTTGACCACAAGAAAATCGGTGTCATGTATATTTTAAGCGCCCTTCTCATGTTATTCCGTGGTGGCGTGGACGCCATGATGATGAGGGTGCAGCTGGCATTTCCTGATTTGGGATTCTTGAACTCCCAACACTATAACGAAATTTTCACAACACACGGAACGATCATGATCATTTTCATGGCGATGCCGTTCTTGATCGGACTCATGAACATCATCGTTCCCCTTCAGATCGGAGCGCGTGACTTCGCGTTTCCATATTTGAACGCGCTAAGTTTCTGGTCCTTCTTCTTCGGAATGGCGCTCTTCAACATTTCCTTCGTCATCGGAGGATCTCCGGATGCCGGGTGGACAAGTTACACGCCGCTTTCCGGTGCAGCGATGAGCCCTGGACCTGGACAAAACTTTTACCTTATGGGACTGCAGCTATCAGGAATTGGTACCCTTGCTACAGGGATCAACTTGATGGTCACGATTTTGAAAATGCGTGCTCCTAGCATGAAGCTTTTCCATATGCCGATCTTCACATGGTCGACATTGGTGACATGTTTCATCATCGTATTCGCGTTCCCGATTTTGACCGTAGCTCTTGCGCTACTTACGATTGACCGTGTTTTCGGTGCACAATTCTTTACTTTGACAGGGGAAGGCCTGCCGATGATGTGGGCGAACCTGTTCTGGATGTGGGGACACCCGGAAGTGTACATCGTTATTCTTCCTGCCTTCGGTATTTTCTCCGAAGTCATCGCCACATTCGCGAAAAAACGTCTGTTTGGCTACCATGTGATGGTCTGGTCCATGATCGTCATCGCATTGCTTAGTTTCTTAGTTTGGGTCCACCACTTCTTCACGATGGGTGCCGGCGCATTCGTCAACTCCGTCTTTTCTGTATCGACGATGTTGATCGCCGTACCGACCGGAGTGAAGATCTTCAACTGGCTTGCGACCTTGTATAAATCGAAAATCGAGTTCACTGTACCGATGCTTTGGTCACTGGCCTTCATCCCAAGTTTCATCCTTGGTGGTGTCACAGGTGTCATGCTCGGTATGGCGGCAGCGGACTTTCAGTTCCACAACTCGTACTTCCTGATCGCGCACTTCCACTACGTGCTGATCGCAGGTACTGTATTCGCCTGTTTCGCAGGTCTTGTGTTCTGGTATCCGAAAATGTTCGGTCACAAGATGAACGAGCGTTTGGGTAAATGGGCATTCTGGTTGTTCTTCTTCGGCTTCCATGTGTGCTTCTTCCCACAATACTTCCTAGGCCTTGACGGCATGCCGCGTCGTTTGTTCATTACGAACGTCGCTGAGTGGCTTCCATTGAACGTCATCTCAACCATCGGTGCTTTCGGAATGGGACTTGGTTTCATCGTGTTCGTTTACAACGTGTACTACAGCTTCCGTTACAGTGAGCGCGAAACAACAGGCGACTCTTGGAACGGAAACGGTCGTACGCTTGAATGGGCGACAACGACACCAGTACCTTACTACAACTTTGCAACGGTTCCATATGTGGACGAAATCGATCCATATATCCGTATGAAAGAAGAAGGCAAGACGACGTTTGAAGAAGACAAAGTGAAGCCGATCCACATGCCAAGTTACACAGGACAGCCGTTCATCATGATGGCACTCCTTGGACTTGCGAGTTTCGGTCTCGTCTTCGAATGGATGTATGTCGCGGTCTTCGGATTAATCGGTGCCGTGTTCATGATGATCCGCCGTTCCTTCGATTATGACGACGGGTATTATGTACCGGTAGAAGAAATCAAACGTACAGAGAAAAAAGCGAGGGGGTTATGA
- the qoxA gene encoding cytochrome aa3 quinol oxidase subunit II codes for MKAKHLRNRWLGLLPLGLILFLSGCGQLEMTVLDPKGPVAQSQYDLIVYSLWFMLGIIVVVFALFAYMLIKYRENRPGRKESDYDPNLHGNTTIEVIWTIIPIIIVVLLSIPTVTTLFDLEKPPEPAAGEEVKEPLVVYATTADWKWFFSYPEQDIETVNYLHIPTDRPIEFRLSSADSMSALWIPALGGQKYNMAGMMTKLYLQADEEGVYDGRNSNFNGEGFAAQTFKVYAENEEEFNTWADEIKNEAPELTADRYDELLAPGMTDVQSYSNTHLDYVKHHTREGMGYVVEKYREQFKEKLHLYEIDKQESFQ; via the coding sequence ATGAAAGCTAAACATCTCCGAAATAGATGGTTAGGTTTGCTGCCGCTCGGCTTGATTCTTTTCTTAAGCGGGTGCGGGCAGTTGGAAATGACTGTGCTCGATCCCAAAGGGCCGGTCGCTCAAAGTCAATATGACCTGATTGTATACTCCCTTTGGTTCATGCTTGGAATCATTGTTGTCGTGTTTGCTCTATTTGCCTACATGCTCATCAAGTACCGAGAGAACCGACCGGGACGTAAAGAAAGTGACTATGACCCGAATCTGCATGGAAATACGACCATCGAGGTCATCTGGACGATTATTCCTATTATTATTGTTGTCCTATTATCCATACCGACGGTTACGACACTTTTCGATTTGGAAAAGCCTCCGGAGCCCGCTGCCGGTGAAGAGGTGAAAGAGCCGCTTGTTGTTTATGCGACAACCGCGGATTGGAAATGGTTCTTCAGTTATCCGGAGCAGGATATTGAAACCGTGAACTACTTACACATCCCGACCGATCGTCCGATTGAATTCAGACTGTCATCCGCAGATTCGATGTCAGCTTTATGGATTCCGGCACTCGGCGGTCAAAAGTACAACATGGCAGGTATGATGACGAAATTATATCTGCAGGCCGATGAAGAAGGGGTCTACGATGGACGTAACTCGAACTTCAATGGGGAAGGTTTTGCTGCTCAAACGTTCAAGGTCTATGCCGAGAACGAAGAAGAGTTCAATACATGGGCAGATGAAATTAAAAATGAAGCTCCAGAGCTGACAGCAGATCGTTACGATGAGCTGCTTGCACCTGGAATGACCGACGTACAATCTTATTCAAACACACACTTGGATTATGTGAAGCACCATACGAGAGAAGGTATGGGTTACGTCGTTGAAAAGTACCGTGAACAATTCAAAGAGAAGCTTCATTTATATGAAATCGACAAACAAGAAAGCTTCCAATAG